The following proteins are co-located in the Melanotaenia boesemani isolate fMelBoe1 chromosome 5, fMelBoe1.pri, whole genome shotgun sequence genome:
- the LOC121639860 gene encoding uncharacterized protein LOC121639860 isoform X2, which produces MRFLLRPNKQLDPNSKRFWENQSEVKETLTTEHCNHLGHVDKMEDKNPFYPRLQCVSEFDNRLFTFLESCSALTNIAGMPSRLLVNDEKPWATDQKIIWKKQLKTMKEILPQWASEEDEKHKNEMVLLSLSQSNADPHNCKNRLNMLKLVTSCPKDTRIYGFPSASKRSFNTFNSNLPVLQPTSTMKPNMIDLVPCCSRASCIQGFASLTEVPATAWESETKTILMEPQKRQKQTVALTGQEHLCPCNKKNMLKLATSCPKETRIYGFPSAPQRTRSLDIVNLNTPVPLITSKVEPSMISFVPCCSRASHIQGFASLTQVPPTEWQSETRTFPMEPQERQVLTMVHTGQEQLPHCNRENMLKLVTCCPKETRIYGFPSVPKRSFNTFNSNMPDLQPTSMMKPNMIDFVPCCSHASCIQGFASLAEVPATAWKSETKTILMEPQERQKQTVGLTGQEHLRHCSRRKMLKLVTSCPKETRIYGFPSAPRRSLDTINLDIPAFQSTSTMEPNMINFVPCCSRASHIQGFASLTEVPATAWESETKTILMEPQERQKQTVALTGQEHLCPCNNKKMLTLVTSCPKDTRIYGFPSAPKRSFNTFNSNMPVLQPKSMMKPNMIDFVPCCSRASCIQGFASLTEVPATAWESETKTILMEPQERQKQTVGLTGQKHLRHCSRRKMLKLVTSCPKETRIYGFPSAPQRTRSLGLVSLDKYISLPTVVPNMISFVPCCSHASRIRGFASLTEVPSTEWQSETRTFSIEPQERQILATALTGQEQLCHCDRENMLKLVTCCPKKTRIYGFLSAQKRSLDTLNSDIPALQPISTMKPNMIDFVPCCSRASHIRGFASLAEVPPTAWESETKTILMEPQERQKQTVALTGQKHLCPCNKKNMLKLVTSCPKETRIYGFPSAPERTRSLYMVSLDTPVPIPTFKVEPNIISFVPCCSRASCIRGFTSLAEVPTTEWQSERKAFLMKRQERQILATALAVHEQVICCNGKEMLKLVTSCPKETRIYGFPSAPERTRSLDMVNLDTPVPIPTFKVEPNIISFVPCCSRASCIRGFASLAEVPTTEWQSERKAFLMKRQERQILATALAVHEQVICCNGKEMLKLVTSCPKETRIYGFPSAPERTRSLDMVNLHPSIPHVSCVPGFPSTKSSECKPTKNPHKVLFEKRLNEKVFLAKFPAKQYKQNEIKKMVAMASSCPRLSQIHGFPSVLPVNTIEEKTRLILVPSSTEKSKLQELPNAQTSACSPVTKHAYEDKGGTKQSIDVYLDNGKSQIEKIAAEKAVTLKKCLDSTDTAGVFGWEVLETEGTVTENETEYSLSAKETSGLVKAIVGVFHKG; this is translated from the exons ATGAGGTTCCTACTTCGACCAAACAAACAATTGGATCCGAATAGTAAGCGTTTCTGGGAAAACCAATCAGAGGTTAAAGAAACTTTAACCACTGAGCATTGTAATCACTTAGGACATGTAGATAAAATGGAGGATAAAAACCCATTCTATCCAAGGCTACAATGTGTGTCTGAATTTGACAACAGACTATTCACTTTCTTGGAGTCCTGTTCTGCACTGACAAACATTGCTGGGATGCCATCCAGACTGCttgtaaatgatgaaaaaccATGGGCAACAGATCAGAAGATAATCTGGAAGAAACAGTTGAAAACAATGAAGGAGATATTACCACAATGGGCATCAGAGGAggatgaaaaacacaaaaatgaaatggttttactgTCACTTTCACAAAGTAATGCAGATCCACATAATTGCAAAAACAGGCTAAATATGCTGAAGTTAGTGACATCCTGTCCAAAAGACACCAGAATTTATGGATTTCCTTCTGCATCAAAAAGATCATTCAACACATTTAATTCCAACTTACCTGTTTTACAACCCACATCTACGATGAAACCAAATATGATTGACTTGGTACCTTGCTGCTCTCGTGCTTCATGTATCCAAGGATTTGCATCCTTGACTGAAGTCCCAGCCACAGCATGGGaaagtgaaacaaaaacaattctgATGGAACCTCAGAAGAGGCAAAAACAGACTGTGGCACTAACTGGACAGGAGCATCTATGCCCCTGCAATAAGAAAAATATGCTGAAGTTAGCGACATCCTGTCCAAAAGAGACCAGAATTTATGGTTTTCCTTCTGCACCACAAAGGACCAGATCACTGGACATAGTCAACTTAAACACACCTGTTCCTCTAATAACATCCAAGGTGGAACCCAGTATGATAAGTTTTGTACCTTGCTGCTCTCGCGCCTCACATATCCAAGGATTTGCATCCTTGACTCAAGTCCCTCCCACAGAATGGCAAAGTGAAACAAGAACTTTTCCAATGGAACCTCAGGAGAGACAAGTATTGACCATGGTACATACTGGACAGGAGCAACTACCCCACTGCAACAGGGAAAATATGCTGAAGTTAGTGACATGCTGTCCAAAAGAGACCAGAATTTATGGATTTCCTTCTGTACCAAAAAGATCATTCAACACATTCAATTCCAACATGCCTGATCTTCAACCAACATCTATGATGAAACCAAATATGATTGACTTTGTGCCTTGCTGCTCTCATGCCTCCTGTATCCAAGGATTTGCATCCTTGGCTGAAGTACCAGCCACAGCATGgaaaagtgaaacaaaaacaattctgATGGAACCTCAAGAGAGGCAAAAACAGACTGTGGGACTAACTGGACAAGAGCATCTACGTCActgcagcagaagaaaaatgctGAAGTTAGTGACATCCTGTCCAAAAGAGACCAGAATTTATGGTTTTCCTTCTGCACCAAGAAGATCCCTCGACACAATTAATTTGGACATACCTGCTTTTCAGTCCACATCTACGATGGAACCAAATATGATCAATTTTGTACCTTGCTGCTCTCGTGCCTCACATATCCAAGGATTTGCATCCTTGACTGAAGTCCCAGCCACAGCATGGGaaagtgaaacaaaaacaattctgATGGAACCTCAGGAGAGGCAAAAACAGACTGTAGCACTAACTGGACAGGAGCATCTATGCCcctgcaacaacaaaaaaatgctgACGTTAGTGACATCCTGTCCAAAAGACACCAGAATTTATGGATTTCCTTCTGCACCAAAAAGATCATTCAACACATTCAATTCCAACATGCCTGTTCTTCAACCAAAATCTATGATGAAACCAAATATGATTGACTTTGTGCCTTGCTGCTCTCGTGCCTCATGTATCCAAGGATTTGCATCCTTGACTGAAGTCCCAGCCACAGCATGGGaaagtgaaacaaaaacaattctgATGGAACCTCAAGAGAGGCAAAAACAGACTGTGGGACTAACTGGACAGAAGCATCTACGTCActgcagcagaagaaaaatgctGAAGTTAGTGACATCCTGTCCAAAAGAGACCAGAATTTACGGTTTTCCATCTGCACCACAAAGGACCAGATCACTGGGCCTTGTCAGTTTAGACAAATATATTAGTCTCCCCACAGTAGTACCAAACATGATAAGTTTTGTACCTTGCTGCTCTCATGCCTCACGTATTAGAGGATTTGCATCTTTGACTGAAGTCCCATCCACAGAATGGCAAAGTGAAACAAGAACTTTTTCAATTGAACCTCAGGAGAGACAAATATTGGCCACAGCACTTACTGGACAGGAGCAACTATGCCACTGCGACAGGGAAAATATGCTGAAGTTAGTGACATGCTGTCCAAAAAAGACCAGAATATATGGCTTTCTTTCTGCACAAAAAAGATCACTAGACACTTTAAATTCTGACATACCAGCTCTTCAACCCATATCTACGATGAAACCAAATATGATTGACTTTGTACCTTGCTGCTCTCGTGCCTCCCATATCAGAGGATTTGCATCCTTGGCCGAAGTCCCACCCACAGCATGGGaaagtgaaacaaaaacaattctgATGGAACCTCAGGAGAGGCAAAAACAGACTGTGGCACTAACTGGACAGAAGCATCTATGCCCCtgcaacaagaaaaatatgctgAAGTTAGTTACATCCTGCCCAAAAGAGACCAGAATATATGGTTTTCCTTCTGCGCCAGAAAGGACCAGATCACTGTACATGGTCAGTTTAGACACACCTGTTCCAATACCAACATTCAAGGTGGAACCCAATATAATCAGTTTTGTGCCTTGCTGCTCTCGTGCTTCATGTATCAGAGGATTCACATCTTTGGCTGAAGTCCCAACCACAGAATGGCAAAGTGAAAGAAAAGCTTTTCTGATGAAACGTCAGGAGAGGCAAATCCTGGCCACAGCACTTGCTGTACATGAGCAAGTAATTTGCTGCAATGGGAAAGAAATGCTGAAGTTAGTGACATCCTGTCCAAAAGAGACCAGAATATATGGTTTTCCTTCCGCGCCAGAAAGGACCAGATCACTGGACATGGTCAATTTAGACACACCTGTTCCAATACCAACATTCAAGGTGGAACCCAATATAATCAGTTTTGTGCCTTGCTGCTCTCGTGCTTCATGTATCAGAGGATTCGCATCTTTGGCTGAAGTCCCAACCACAGAATGGCAAAGTGAAAGAAAAGCTTTTCTGATGAAACGTCAGGAGAGGCAAATCCTGGCCACAGCACTTGCTGTACATGAGCAAGTAATTTGCTGCAACGGGAAAGAAATGCTGAAGTTAGTGACATCCTGTCCAAAAGAGACCAGAATATATGGTTTTCCTTCCGCCCCAGAAAGGACAAGATCACTGGACATGGTCAATTTACATCCATCTATTCCACATGTTTCATGTGTCCCAGGTTTTCCATCAACAAAAAGCTCTGAATGTAAGCCTACAAAAAATCCACATAAGGTCCTGTTTGAGAAGCGGCTGAATGAAAAGGTTTTTCTTGCAAAATTTCCagcaaaacaatataaacaaaatgaaattaaGAAGATGGTAGCAATGGCTTCATCATGTCCACGTCTTAGTCAAATTCATGGGTTTCCTAGTGTTTTGCCAGTGAACACAATAGAAGAGAAAACAAGGCTCATTCTGGTGCCTTCCTCTACTGAAAAGAGTAAATTACAGGAACTACCTAATGCACAGACATCTGCTTGCAGCCCCGTCACAAAACATGCATATG AAGACAAAGGTGGTACAAAGCAAAGTATAGATGTTTATCTAGATAATGG